In Solanum pennellii chromosome 3, SPENNV200, a single window of DNA contains:
- the LOC107012879 gene encoding probable WRKY transcription factor 40 produces MEFTSLVDTSLDLNFRPLRVSDELPKQEVESNFIGLGRDLVPVKDEASNLMEELKRVNAENKKLTEMLTVMCQNYNSLRNQLTEYMSKQNSSTSGADQDQNSDGSKKIKIENNNNNEIVKSSVQVLNSESSSSDEDSSPKKPREEHIKTKTSRVYMRTEPSDTSLIVKDGYQWRKYGQKVTRDNPSPRAYFKCSFAPTCPVKKKVQRSVEDQSILVATYEGEHNHSKVDTAGPVTTTSPSSRFNPKNNTYAAAVMPRQTLTLDLAEPKTLQNDIKKVHSITSTSSASGQKRKSPGTDQQQQNRPEFQHFLIEQMASSLTKDPSFQAALAAAISGKFLQNNSNTKDK; encoded by the exons atgGAGTTCACAAGTTTAGTTGATACTTCTCTGGATTTGAACTTTAGACCTCTTCGAGTTTCCGATGAATTACCA AAACAGGAAGTTGAGAGTAATTTCATAGGACTTGGAAGAGATCTGGTACCTGTAAAAGATGAG GCAAGTAATTTAATGGAGGAACTAAAAAGAGTAAATGCTGAAAATAAGAAATTGACGGAGATGTTAACAGTTATGTGCCAGAATTACAATTCATTGAGGAACCAATTGACGGAATATATGAGCAAGCAGAATAGTAGTACTAGTGGAGCTGATCAGGATCAGAACAGCGATGGAtcgaagaaaattaaaattgaaaacaataataataatgaaattgtGAAATCGTCAGTTCAAGTGTTGAATTCAGAGAGCAGCTCAAGTGATGAAGATTCATCTCCAAAGAAACCAAGAGAAGAACACATTAAAACTAAGACTTCAAGAGTTTATATGAGAACTGAACCATCTGATACTTCTCTT ATAGTGAAAGATGGATATCAGTGGAGGAAATATGGACAGAAAGTAACAAGAGACAACCCATCTCCAAGAGCTTATTTCAAATGCTCTTTTGCTCCTACCTGTCCCGTTAAGAAAAAG GTTCAAAGAAGCGTGGAAGACCAATCGATTCTAGTAGCAACATATGAAGGAGAACACAACCATTCTAAAGTGGATACCGCAGGCCCTGTTACAACAACTTCCCCGTCTAGCCGATTTAACCCGAAAAATAATACTTATGCTGCTGCAGTAATGCCAAGACAAACCTTAACTCTTGATTTGGCAGAACCAAAAACATtacaaaatgatatcaaaaaaGTTCATAGCATTACAAGTACAAGTAGTGCAAGTGGTCAGAAGCGTAAATCACCAGGAACTGATCAACAACAGCAAAATAGACCAGAGTTTCAACATTTCTTGATAGAACAAATGGCTTCATCATTGACTAAAGATCCAAGTTTTCAAGCAGCCTTAGCGGCCGCCATATCAGGAAAATTCTTGCAAAATAATAGTAACACTAaggataaataa